A single region of the Bacteroides luhongzhouii genome encodes:
- a CDS encoding thioredoxin family protein — translation MKEKKIAREERNQEKLANGDWVMAEFYATWCPHCQRMKPVVEEFKKLMEGTLEVVEVDIDQEPALTDFYTVESTPTFILFRKGEQLWRQSGELPLERLERAVKGFKS, via the coding sequence ATGAAAGAAAAGAAAATAGCTCGTGAAGAAAGAAATCAGGAGAAGCTGGCTAACGGTGATTGGGTAATGGCAGAGTTTTACGCAACGTGGTGTCCTCACTGCCAACGCATGAAACCGGTTGTTGAAGAATTCAAGAAACTGATGGAAGGAACATTGGAAGTAGTGGAAGTGGACATCGACCAGGAACCTGCCCTTACTGATTTTTATACGGTGGAGTCAACCCCTACTTTTATTCTTTTTAGAAAAGGGGAACAGCTTTGGCGGCAATCCGGTGAATTACCTTTGGAAAGATTGGAAAGAGCAGTGAAAGGGTTCAAATCCTGA
- the pncB gene encoding nicotinate phosphoribosyltransferase — MIVKTLLDTDLYKFTTSYAYIKLFPYAMGTFSFNDRNETKYTEAFLETLKTEIKNLSQLRFTEEELEYMTKNCRFLPRIYWEWLSSFRFDPNKIDIHLDETCHLHIEVTDLLYKVTLYEVPLLAIVSEIKNRFFGHIADMNGILCKLSEKIELSNQHQLRFSEFGTRRRFSIDVQETVIKKLNETAQYCTGTSNCNFAMKYGMKMMGTHPHEWFMFHGAQFGYKHANYMALENWVNVYDGDLGIALSDTYTSGIFLSNLSRKQAKLFDGVRCDSGNEFEFIDKLVARYKELGIDATTKTIVFSNALDFTKALDIQEYCKNKIRCSFGIGTNLTNDTGFEPSNIVMKLTQCKMNVNQEWRECIKLSDDEGKHTGSLEEVQACLYELRLNRNQ; from the coding sequence ATGATTGTTAAAACACTACTAGATACAGACCTCTATAAGTTTACCACCTCGTACGCTTATATCAAACTGTTTCCTTATGCAATGGGTACTTTTAGTTTCAATGACCGGAATGAGACAAAATATACCGAAGCTTTTCTGGAAACACTCAAGACAGAGATCAAGAATCTTAGTCAGCTGAGATTCACGGAAGAGGAGTTGGAATACATGACGAAAAATTGCAGATTCCTTCCGAGAATCTACTGGGAATGGTTGTCTTCTTTTCGTTTCGACCCGAATAAGATTGATATTCATCTGGATGAAACCTGTCACCTCCACATCGAAGTAACTGACTTGCTTTATAAAGTGACTTTATATGAAGTACCTTTGCTCGCCATTGTCTCCGAAATCAAAAACCGGTTCTTCGGTCATATAGCCGACATGAACGGGATTCTTTGCAAACTGTCGGAGAAAATAGAGTTATCGAACCAACACCAGCTCCGCTTTTCAGAGTTCGGCACACGGAGAAGATTCTCTATTGATGTGCAGGAAACGGTTATCAAAAAACTGAACGAGACAGCACAATATTGCACCGGAACTTCCAACTGCAACTTTGCAATGAAATATGGAATGAAAATGATGGGGACTCACCCTCATGAATGGTTTATGTTTCATGGAGCACAGTTCGGATATAAACATGCCAACTATATGGCACTCGAAAACTGGGTGAATGTTTATGACGGTGATTTGGGTATCGCACTTTCCGACACCTATACTTCCGGCATCTTCCTTAGTAACCTTAGCCGTAAACAAGCAAAACTTTTCGACGGTGTGCGCTGTGATTCCGGTAATGAATTTGAGTTTATCGACAAGCTGGTTGCCCGTTACAAAGAGTTGGGAATTGACGCGACAACCAAAACCATCGTATTCAGCAATGCGCTCGACTTTACAAAAGCATTGGATATTCAAGAATACTGCAAAAACAAAATCCGCTGCTCTTTCGGAATAGGCACGAACCTTACCAACGATACCGGGTTCGAACCTTCGAACATTGTGATGAAACTGACGCAATGCAAGATGAATGTCAATCAGGAATGGAGGGAATGCATCAAACTGTCTGATGATGAAGGAAAACATACCGGAAGTCTTGAAGAAGTACAGGCTTGCCTGTACGAGTTGAGGTTAAACAGAAACCAATAA